A stretch of Fulvia fulva chromosome 4, complete sequence DNA encodes these proteins:
- a CDS encoding Prenytransferase ascA: MARACSGVLELLYIDLRVHCVLSIPPSNMASKTAAEAPRTAGYVAPSAGIFRVTPAAWIPYAELMRLDRAAGYYAFYWHYAIGIAFTSCIADVPPQPVEVAKLAGYLALWVVFYRGAVCAWNDNIDQEFDRQVARCRNRPIARDAVSTTQGHVFTVALAIICAAMLAPFPMAVWLYVGVMTLMLAVYPFGKRVTDFPQVILGFAFAIPIFMCSTAFGTEPLPQDFWTGQTLFTPKAYSAMCLYGANTLWTIVFDTVYAHQDIKDDIKAGVKSLAVRLGSHTKLGLGILASVQTVLLAATGLLADLGWAFFMLGCGGAGISLFAMLALVDLEKPASCAWWFGPGSRIVGASVVSGLLGTYLLRWC; the protein is encoded by the exons ATGGCGCGAGCATGTAGTGGCGTGCTCGAGcttctatatatcgacctTCGCGTCCATTGCGTCCTGTCCATACCACCGAGCAACATGGCGTCGAAGACAGCGGCTGAGGCTCCTAGAACTGCCGGATACGTGGCACCGAGTGCTGGCATCTTTCGTGTGACTCCTGCGGCATGGATCCCGTATGCAGAGCTCATGCGCCTCGACCGAGCTGCCGGATA CTATGCCTTCTACTGGCACTACGCCATCGGAATAGCCTTCACTTCCTGCATCGCTGATGTTCCACCTCAACCTGTTGAAGTCGCGAAGCTTGCTGGCTATCTGGCGCTGTGGGTTGTGTTTTATAGAGGTGCCGTTTGCGCCTGGAACGACAACATCGACCAAGAGTTCGATCGGCAGGTAGCACGTTGTCGCAACCGGCCGATAGCTCGTGACGCAGTTAGCACTACCCAAGGTCATGTCTTCACCGTAGCGCTCGCCATCATCTGCGCGGCAATGTTGGCACCCTTCCCTATGGCGGTGTGGCTGTACGTGGGAGTTATGACCCTCATGTTGGCCGTCTATCCTTTCGGCAAGCGAGTCACAGACTTCCCACAAGTGATATTGGGGTTCGCATTCGCTATACCTATCTTCATGTGCTCGACAGCGTTTGGCACGGAGCCCCTTCCTCAGGATTTCTGGACCGGCCAGACCTTGTTTACACCCAAGGCATATAGTGCAATGTGTCTCTATGGAGCAAACACGTTGTGGACCATTGTCTTCGATACCGTGTATGCTCATCAGGACATCAAGGACGACATCAAGGCTGGAGTCAAGTCGTTGGCTGTACGGCTTGGCAGTCATACCAAGCTGGGCTTGGGGATCTTAGCGAGCGTACAGACTGTCCTTCTCGCAGCCACAGGACTACTTGCCGACCTGGGTTGGGCATTTTTCATGCTCGGGTGCGGCGGTGCCGGTATATCGCTGTTTGCGATGCTGGCTTTGGTAGATCTGGAGAAGCCAGCAAGCTGTGCTTGGTGGTTTGGTCCGGGGTCAAGAATTGTTGGAGCCAGTGTTGTCTCCGGCTTGCTGGGCACTTACTTGCTCCGTTGGTGCTGA